Proteins found in one Thermopolyspora flexuosa genomic segment:
- the mptB gene encoding polyprenol phosphomannose-dependent alpha 1,6 mannosyltransferase MptB, protein MRTRALPYLAVTGLTAGIALTILIGLLGPSAMVPHLAGTPGQPPYSLGLGPGPHLAIALGAAALVFGALGLAAGLAALARGWSPDPRRLLLAGCLAAVVLAFLPPSGSADHLNYAAYGRIAALGLDPYQATPAGLPADPVAAAVEEWRDTPSVYGPAATAVQFAASLIGGTSVRLTVFAMELVNAAAFVAVAVLLHRYAAPAGRARAALLWAANPLVIYHLAAGMHVDTLAVACMVAALVAGGPAWPAASPYRLAGAGALLGLGVAVKVNAGLAALGPAWALRPWRRDPATAGTGDRVAAPIGPRGREAGGAAAVPAAETAPAGGGRVDEPAGTGEPRPGQARAGQGGPWRVGRLAVVAGVAVAVAGAGYLLAGPYVLDQVSRATEMVSLATPWALVKGWLQALFGPGGYRSWIRAGSLALLVLLAVLLARALREPYRLTGTGGDPAPGAAAVVVAAWLVAAPYALPWYDGLLFALLAMVPATALDGFAVARLAVLSLGYLPARQAGRPEDLEWLVTGVRATVVPWILLALTVALAGWAWRAGSRARTRRG, encoded by the coding sequence ATGCGCACCCGCGCGCTGCCGTACCTGGCGGTCACCGGCCTGACCGCAGGCATCGCGCTCACGATCCTCATCGGCCTGCTCGGCCCGTCCGCGATGGTGCCGCACCTCGCCGGGACGCCCGGGCAGCCGCCGTACTCGCTCGGCCTCGGCCCGGGCCCGCACCTGGCCATCGCGCTCGGCGCGGCCGCGCTCGTCTTCGGCGCGCTGGGCCTCGCCGCCGGGCTCGCGGCGCTCGCCCGCGGCTGGTCCCCCGACCCCCGGCGGCTGCTGCTCGCGGGCTGTCTCGCCGCGGTCGTCCTCGCGTTCCTGCCGCCGTCCGGCTCGGCCGACCATCTCAACTACGCCGCCTACGGCCGCATCGCCGCGCTCGGCCTCGACCCGTACCAGGCCACGCCCGCCGGCCTGCCCGCCGACCCGGTGGCGGCCGCCGTGGAGGAGTGGCGGGACACGCCGAGCGTGTACGGCCCGGCGGCCACCGCGGTGCAGTTCGCGGCGAGCCTGATCGGCGGCACCTCGGTACGGCTCACCGTGTTCGCCATGGAACTGGTGAACGCGGCGGCGTTCGTCGCCGTGGCGGTGCTGCTCCACCGGTACGCCGCCCCGGCCGGCCGGGCCCGGGCGGCCCTGCTGTGGGCGGCGAACCCGCTCGTGATCTACCACCTCGCCGCGGGCATGCACGTGGACACGCTCGCGGTCGCCTGCATGGTCGCCGCCCTCGTCGCCGGGGGACCGGCCTGGCCGGCCGCCTCGCCGTACCGGCTCGCCGGGGCGGGCGCGCTGCTCGGCCTCGGCGTCGCGGTGAAGGTCAACGCCGGGCTCGCCGCGCTCGGCCCCGCCTGGGCGCTGCGGCCGTGGCGGCGCGACCCCGCGACCGCCGGGACCGGCGACCGGGTGGCCGCGCCGATCGGGCCGCGGGGCCGGGAGGCGGGCGGCGCCGCGGCCGTGCCGGCGGCCGAGACGGCCCCGGCGGGCGGTGGGCGGGTGGACGAACCGGCCGGCACAGGGGAGCCCAGGCCAGGGCAGGCCAGGGCAGGCCAGGGCGGGCCGTGGCGGGTGGGCAGGCTCGCGGTGGTCGCGGGCGTGGCGGTCGCCGTCGCCGGGGCCGGCTACCTGCTCGCCGGGCCGTACGTGCTCGACCAGGTCTCCCGGGCCACCGAGATGGTCTCACTCGCCACGCCGTGGGCGCTGGTGAAGGGCTGGCTGCAGGCCCTGTTCGGGCCGGGCGGCTACCGGTCGTGGATCCGGGCGGGCTCGCTCGCCCTGCTCGTGCTGCTCGCCGTGCTGCTCGCCCGGGCGCTGCGCGAGCCGTACCGGCTCACCGGAACCGGCGGCGATCCCGCGCCGGGGGCCGCGGCCGTGGTCGTCGCGGCCTGGCTGGTCGCCGCGCCGTACGCGCTGCCGTGGTACGACGGGCTGCTGTTCGCGCTGCTCGCCATGGTGCCCGCGACCGCCCTCGACGGCTTCGCGGTGGCCCGGCTCGCCGTGCTCTCCCTCGGCTACCTGCCCGCGCGGCAGGCCGGGCGGCCGGAGGACCTGGAGTGGCTCGTCACCGGGGTCAGGGCGACCGTGGTGCCGTGGATTCTGCTGGCGCTGACGGTGGCGCTTGCGGGGTGGGCGTGGCGTGCCGGATCGCGTGCACGCACGCGGCGAGGGTGA
- a CDS encoding glycosyltransferase family 2 protein: MDDTAVIIPAKNEAARIGATVTAARALPGVGLVVVVDDGSTDQTGRIAKAAGARVVRHSRNRGKAAAMESGAEAVALLDEGEPRHLLFLDADLGETAAEAAPLIEPVRAGTADMTIAVFRNRVRRGGHGFVVKLAYEGIKRAVGFEATQPLNGQRCLTRAAFEAARPLAHGFGVETGLTIDLIRRGYRVVEVEVDMAHRATGNDWRSQLHRARQFRDVALALAAREPVIAAQLAKLRGGRR; the protein is encoded by the coding sequence ATGGACGACACTGCGGTGATCATTCCCGCGAAGAACGAGGCCGCCCGCATCGGCGCGACCGTGACCGCGGCCCGCGCCCTGCCGGGGGTGGGCCTCGTCGTCGTGGTCGACGACGGCTCGACCGACCAGACCGGCCGCATCGCCAAGGCGGCGGGCGCCCGCGTGGTACGGCACAGCCGTAACCGCGGCAAGGCCGCCGCGATGGAGAGCGGCGCCGAGGCGGTGGCCCTGCTCGACGAGGGCGAGCCGCGCCACCTGCTGTTCCTCGACGCCGACCTGGGCGAGACCGCGGCCGAGGCGGCCCCGCTGATCGAGCCGGTCCGGGCCGGCACCGCGGACATGACCATCGCCGTGTTCCGTAACCGGGTCCGCCGCGGCGGCCACGGCTTCGTGGTGAAGCTCGCCTACGAGGGCATCAAGCGGGCCGTCGGGTTCGAGGCGACCCAGCCGCTCAACGGCCAGCGCTGCCTCACCCGGGCCGCGTTCGAGGCGGCGCGCCCGCTCGCCCACGGGTTCGGGGTGGAGACCGGGCTCACCATCGACCTGATCCGCAGGGGGTACCGGGTGGTCGAGGTCGAGGTCGACATGGCCCACCGGGCCACCGGCAACGACTGGCGGTCGCAGCTGCACCGGGCCAGGCAGTTCCGCGACGTCGCCCTCGCGCTCGCCGCCCGCGAGCCGGTGATCGCGGCACAGCTCGCGAAGCTGCGCGGCGGTCGCCGCTGA
- a CDS encoding STAS domain-containing protein: MELKVSTRVTAGNAVMTIVGEIDLYTAPRLQAEFARLLEDGPSRVVIDMSGVEFCDSTGMNVLLSALKRLRERGGGLEVAAPRPAVRKILQVTGLDSVFVVHDQVPAELLTEQSG, translated from the coding sequence GTGGAGCTGAAAGTCTCGACTCGGGTCACGGCCGGTAACGCCGTGATGACCATCGTCGGTGAAATCGACCTGTACACGGCGCCGCGTCTGCAGGCCGAGTTCGCCCGCCTGCTGGAGGACGGTCCCTCGCGGGTCGTCATCGACATGTCCGGCGTGGAGTTCTGCGACTCCACCGGGATGAACGTGCTGCTGTCCGCCCTCAAGCGGCTGCGGGAGCGCGGCGGCGGGCTCGAGGTCGCCGCGCCGCGCCCGGCGGTGCGCAAGATCCTGCAGGTGACGGGCCTCGACTCGGTGTTCGTCGTACACGACCAGGTGCCCGCGGAGCTGCTCACCGAGCAGTCCGGGTAG
- a CDS encoding response regulator transcription factor: MTGGSPPSRILVVEHDPTIAEVIVRYLERDGHRVEWVRDAAKALRRASAEPPDLVILDLRTPQPEVVEMCRALREPSPGPVIMLTVSGDDLDRAVAVEIGAEDYVTKPFSPRELALRVGSLLRRSRGTAVASGAAGGVLRDGDLVVDVGARDVRLGDAAVTLTTREFDLLTHLMRNPRQAFSRAALLHQVWGWSFGDSSTVTVHVRRLREKIEKDPTAPRRIVTVWGVGYRYEPMEG; encoded by the coding sequence ATGACCGGGGGGAGCCCGCCGTCCCGCATCCTCGTGGTGGAGCACGACCCCACGATCGCCGAGGTGATCGTGCGCTACCTGGAACGCGACGGGCACCGGGTGGAGTGGGTGCGCGACGCGGCCAAGGCGCTGCGGCGCGCCTCGGCCGAGCCGCCGGACCTCGTCATCCTCGACCTCAGGACCCCGCAGCCCGAGGTGGTGGAGATGTGCCGGGCGCTGCGGGAGCCCTCGCCCGGGCCGGTGATCATGCTCACCGTGTCCGGCGACGACCTCGACCGGGCCGTGGCGGTGGAGATCGGGGCCGAGGACTACGTGACCAAGCCGTTCAGCCCGCGCGAGCTCGCCCTGCGGGTGGGGTCGCTGCTGCGCCGGTCGCGCGGCACGGCGGTGGCGTCCGGGGCGGCGGGCGGCGTGCTGCGCGACGGCGACCTCGTCGTCGACGTCGGCGCCCGCGACGTACGGCTCGGCGACGCCGCGGTGACCCTCACCACGCGGGAGTTCGACCTGCTCACCCACCTCATGCGCAACCCGCGCCAGGCGTTCAGCCGGGCCGCGCTGCTCCACCAGGTGTGGGGCTGGTCGTTCGGCGACTCCTCGACGGTCACCGTGCACGTGCGGCGGCTCCGCGAAAAGATCGAGAAGGACCCGACCGCCCCGCGGCGGATCGTCACCGTCTGGGGCGTTGGGTACCGGTACGAGCCGATGGAGGGGTGA
- a CDS encoding DUF1295 domain-containing protein — MSLVPLLVNLAVTAVVVAATMLATLAAALRLGRHSVIDTVWGLGFVIIAAVSFLLSGLQGEGLTARRVLVLALTAVWGLRLAGHIHRRARGHGEDPRYAALLRRCTGPVVPFTLRTIYWPQGRTMWVVSLPVQVSMYQDVPLGLVTVLAVAVWTVGFLFEAVGDHQLARFRADPANHGKVLDRGLWAWTRHPNYFGDATVWWGMFLLACSHWSGLPTVVGPILMTHMLVNRTGKALLERRMARSRGPEYAAYVARTSGFLPRPPRRRGR, encoded by the coding sequence GTGAGCCTCGTCCCGCTGCTGGTCAACCTGGCGGTGACGGCCGTCGTGGTGGCGGCCACCATGCTCGCCACCCTCGCCGCGGCGCTGCGGCTGGGCCGGCACAGCGTGATCGACACGGTCTGGGGCCTCGGCTTCGTGATCATCGCCGCGGTGAGCTTCCTCCTCTCCGGCCTGCAGGGGGAGGGGCTGACCGCGCGCCGGGTCCTCGTGCTCGCCCTCACCGCCGTCTGGGGACTGCGCCTCGCCGGGCACATCCACCGGCGCGCCCGGGGCCACGGCGAGGACCCCCGCTACGCCGCGCTGCTGCGCCGGTGCACCGGCCCGGTGGTGCCGTTCACGCTCCGCACGATCTACTGGCCGCAGGGCCGGACCATGTGGGTGGTCTCGCTGCCGGTGCAGGTGTCGATGTACCAGGACGTGCCGCTCGGCCTCGTCACCGTGCTCGCGGTGGCGGTGTGGACGGTCGGCTTCCTGTTCGAGGCGGTCGGCGACCACCAGCTCGCCCGGTTCAGGGCCGACCCGGCGAACCACGGCAAGGTGCTCGACCGCGGCCTGTGGGCGTGGACCCGGCACCCCAACTACTTCGGCGACGCCACGGTCTGGTGGGGCATGTTCCTGCTCGCCTGCTCCCACTGGAGCGGCCTGCCCACGGTCGTCGGCCCGATCCTCATGACCCACATGCTCGTCAACCGCACCGGCAAGGCCCTGCTCGAGCGCCGCATGGCCCGCTCGCGCGGCCCCGAGTACGCCGCGTACGTGGCGCGCACCAGCGGCTTCCTCCCCCGCCCGCCGCGCCGCCGGGGCCGATGA
- a CDS encoding SDR family NAD(P)-dependent oxidoreductase, translating into MKSLDGRVIVVTGGGRGLGRAFALELAARGARVVVNNRNRVVDDAGLGPADHVVAEIRANGGEAVAEHGDVTDPATARRIVELALGTWGRIDGCVTSAAIGGPGMFHKVSPEDFATVIRTNLLGTAQVAAACAAEMRKAGHGRIVLVASTGGLHGEVGLSAYAASKGGIIALGRSIAAEGARHGVFANVLLPYAVTQLTDAAIDERYRPLLDPAAVAPVVAALCDPGCTLNGEVLVAAGGGLRAVSVLEHATVPLPYGPLAPDRLGELLDRSRSAPGRGYGTAREAFLDLAEELATGRAEEASRP; encoded by the coding sequence ATGAAAAGCCTCGACGGCCGGGTGATCGTGGTGACCGGCGGCGGACGCGGCCTCGGCCGGGCGTTCGCCCTCGAGCTCGCCGCCCGCGGCGCCCGGGTGGTGGTGAACAACCGCAACCGCGTGGTGGACGACGCCGGGCTCGGCCCGGCCGACCACGTGGTCGCCGAGATCCGCGCGAACGGCGGCGAGGCGGTCGCCGAGCACGGCGACGTGACCGACCCGGCCACCGCGCGGCGCATCGTCGAGCTCGCCCTCGGCACCTGGGGCCGCATCGACGGCTGCGTGACCAGCGCCGCGATCGGCGGCCCCGGCATGTTCCACAAGGTCTCCCCCGAGGACTTCGCCACGGTGATCCGCACCAACCTGCTCGGCACCGCCCAGGTCGCCGCGGCCTGCGCCGCCGAGATGCGCAAGGCCGGGCACGGGCGGATCGTGCTCGTGGCGAGCACCGGCGGCCTGCACGGCGAGGTCGGCCTGTCGGCGTACGCGGCGAGCAAGGGCGGCATCATCGCGCTCGGCCGGTCGATCGCGGCCGAGGGCGCCCGGCACGGGGTGTTCGCCAACGTGCTGCTGCCGTACGCGGTCACCCAGCTCACCGACGCGGCGATCGACGAGCGGTACCGGCCGCTGCTCGACCCGGCCGCGGTCGCCCCGGTGGTCGCCGCGCTGTGCGACCCGGGCTGCACGCTCAACGGCGAGGTGCTCGTCGCCGCGGGCGGCGGCCTGCGCGCGGTGAGCGTGCTCGAGCACGCGACCGTGCCGCTGCCCTACGGCCCGCTCGCCCCCGACCGGCTGGGGGAGCTGCTCGACCGCAGCCGGAGCGCCCCCGGCCGCGGGTACGGCACGGCCCGCGAGGCGTTCCTCGACCTCGCCGAGGAGCTCGCCACCGGGCGGGCCGAGGAGGCGTCCCGGCCGTGA
- a CDS encoding acetyl-CoA C-acyltransferase: MADAFVLDYVRTPRGKGSSRGSLAGVRPLDLVVRLQRALVERTGLDPERVEDVIIGSASQVDDQGGNLARTATLLAGWGDHVPGGAVNRFCASGIDAVAQVSARIRAGELQLAVAGGVESVSRVPMFADRAPLWTDAEVIRQVGSVHMGIAADLNATLEGYTREQLDAYGVETQRKAAEAWERGAYAGSVVPVELPDGTLFDRDELVRPDTTAEGLAALPPAFAELGAQGQDAIALAAHPEAGRIEHLHTVGTSPSLADGAALLLLGDAAAAEAAGLRPRARVVACATAAVDPVLMLTAGQAAVERAIARAGLTPADIDVFEFAEAFAALCLTFRRDLDAGPDRLNPNGGTIAMGHAFGATGAIMVGGCVDELERREGRYGVAAVSGAAGLGVAVVLERVPA, translated from the coding sequence GTGGCGGACGCCTTCGTGCTGGACTACGTGCGCACGCCCCGCGGCAAGGGCTCGTCCCGCGGCTCGCTCGCCGGGGTGCGCCCGCTCGACCTCGTGGTACGGCTGCAGCGGGCGCTGGTGGAGCGCACCGGGCTCGACCCGGAACGCGTGGAGGACGTGATCATCGGGTCGGCCTCGCAGGTGGACGACCAGGGTGGCAACCTCGCCCGTACCGCCACCCTGCTCGCGGGCTGGGGCGACCACGTGCCGGGCGGCGCGGTCAACCGGTTCTGCGCCTCCGGGATCGACGCGGTCGCCCAGGTGAGCGCCCGCATCCGGGCCGGTGAGCTGCAACTCGCGGTGGCCGGCGGGGTGGAGAGCGTGTCCCGGGTGCCGATGTTCGCCGACCGGGCGCCGCTGTGGACGGACGCCGAGGTGATCCGGCAGGTCGGCTCGGTGCACATGGGCATCGCCGCCGACCTCAACGCCACGCTGGAGGGCTACACGCGCGAGCAGCTCGACGCGTACGGCGTGGAGACCCAGCGCAAGGCGGCCGAGGCCTGGGAGCGCGGCGCGTACGCCGGCTCGGTGGTGCCGGTCGAGCTGCCCGACGGCACGCTCTTCGACCGGGACGAGCTGGTCCGCCCGGACACCACCGCGGAGGGCCTCGCCGCACTGCCGCCCGCGTTCGCCGAGCTCGGCGCGCAGGGCCAGGACGCGATCGCGCTCGCCGCCCACCCGGAGGCCGGGCGCATCGAGCACCTGCACACCGTGGGCACCTCCCCGTCGCTCGCGGACGGGGCCGCGCTGCTGCTGCTCGGCGACGCCGCGGCCGCCGAGGCCGCCGGGCTCCGCCCGCGGGCCCGCGTGGTGGCCTGCGCGACCGCCGCGGTCGACCCGGTGCTCATGCTCACCGCGGGCCAGGCGGCGGTGGAGCGGGCGATCGCGCGGGCCGGGCTCACCCCCGCCGACATCGACGTGTTCGAGTTCGCCGAGGCGTTCGCCGCGCTCTGCCTGACCTTCCGCCGCGACCTCGACGCCGGCCCGGACCGGCTCAACCCGAACGGCGGCACGATCGCGATGGGCCACGCCTTCGGCGCCACCGGCGCGATCATGGTCGGCGGCTGCGTGGACGAGCTGGAGCGCCGCGAGGGCCGGTACGGCGTGGCCGCGGTGAGCGGCGCGGCCGGGCTCGGCGTGGCCGTGGTACTGGAAAGGGTGCCGGCATGA
- a CDS encoding acetyl-CoA acetyltransferase, translated as MTTGVWILGGHQTDFARNWTREGLELSDLAREVTTKTLEDAGLEPADVDVIHVGNAFGELYTGQGHLGGMPATVLPELWGTPAARHEAACASGGVAILAAMADLESGRYDVALVLGLELERTVPGDLAAERMRAASWVGHEAQEARFVWPYTFAALADEYDRRYGVDDRHLRAIAELNFRNAKANPNAQTRSWEFTDRHFTDDDEVNPPVAGRLRRYDCSQITDGGAGLVLVSERFLAERAPSGVRSRVQGWGHRTVALPLDHKLRRSADEPYVLPHVREAALDAFRRAGIPGVAAVDGVEVHDCFTMSEYLAIDHLGLTGPGESWKAIENGDLERDGRCPVNPGGGLLGIGHPVGATGVRMVLDAHRQVTGTAGPTQLERARRFATLNIGGSTTTTVSFVIGTE; from the coding sequence ATGACCACCGGCGTGTGGATCCTGGGCGGCCATCAGACGGACTTCGCCCGCAACTGGACCCGTGAGGGCCTGGAGCTCTCCGATCTCGCCCGCGAGGTGACCACCAAGACGCTTGAGGACGCCGGACTCGAGCCGGCCGACGTCGACGTGATCCACGTCGGCAACGCCTTCGGCGAGCTGTACACCGGGCAGGGACACCTCGGCGGCATGCCCGCCACCGTGCTCCCCGAGCTGTGGGGGACGCCCGCGGCCCGGCACGAGGCCGCCTGCGCCTCCGGCGGGGTCGCGATCCTCGCGGCAATGGCCGACCTGGAGTCCGGCCGCTACGACGTCGCGCTCGTGCTCGGCCTCGAGCTCGAGCGCACCGTGCCCGGCGACCTCGCGGCCGAGAGGATGCGCGCCGCCTCGTGGGTCGGCCACGAGGCACAGGAGGCCAGGTTCGTCTGGCCGTACACCTTCGCCGCGCTCGCCGACGAGTACGACCGCCGCTACGGCGTCGACGACCGGCACCTGCGCGCGATCGCCGAGCTCAATTTCCGCAACGCCAAGGCGAACCCGAACGCCCAGACCCGGAGCTGGGAGTTCACCGACCGGCACTTCACCGACGACGACGAGGTCAACCCGCCGGTGGCGGGCCGGCTGCGCCGCTACGACTGCAGCCAGATCACCGACGGCGGCGCCGGGCTCGTGCTGGTGAGCGAGCGCTTCCTCGCCGAGCGCGCCCCGTCCGGGGTGCGCTCCCGCGTCCAGGGCTGGGGCCACCGCACCGTCGCCCTGCCGCTCGACCACAAACTGCGGCGCTCCGCCGACGAGCCGTACGTGCTGCCGCACGTGCGCGAGGCGGCGCTCGACGCGTTCCGGCGGGCCGGCATCCCCGGCGTGGCGGCGGTCGACGGGGTCGAGGTCCACGACTGCTTCACCATGTCCGAGTACCTGGCGATCGACCACCTCGGGCTCACCGGCCCCGGCGAGAGCTGGAAGGCGATCGAGAACGGCGACCTGGAACGCGACGGCCGCTGCCCGGTCAACCCCGGCGGCGGGCTGCTCGGCATCGGCCACCCGGTCGGCGCGACCGGCGTGCGCATGGTGCTCGACGCCCACCGCCAGGTCACCGGTACGGCGGGGCCGACGCAGCTCGAGCGGGCCCGCCGCTTCGCCACCCTCAACATCGGCGGCAGCACGACCACCACCGTGAGCTTCGTCATCGGCACCGAGTGA
- a CDS encoding carotenoid oxygenase family protein: MDVQVVGRALSTLPEDDDHPYRTGPWRPQTTEWAADDLDVEGEIPADLDGVYLRNTENPVHPAIELYHPFDGDGMIHLIGFRDGKAFYRNRFIRTDGFLAEQEAGRALWAGIAERREKGIRKDGWGARGGLKDSSSTDVVVHAGVALTSFYQCGEVYRLDPFTLDTLGKADWAPECGVSAHTKVDPRTGELLFFNYTTEAPYMHYGVVDADNRLVHYTEVPLPGPRLPHDMAFTENYAILNDFPLFWEPELLKKGVYAVRFHPEIPSRLGVIPRRGGPGDIRWFEASPTYVLHWINAYEDGDEIVLDGFYQDDPEPADTGEGGVYRRMFRFLALDRMQTRLHRWRLNLVTGEVKEERLTDTITEFGVANTLIGGQRHRYAYAATGVEGWFLLNGLVRHDTETGAEQRYRLPEGVYLSEPAMAPRVGATSEDDGYVLTFTLDMNEDRSDCLIFEASRIEDGPIARVRLPERICSGTHATWAPGSAIPGWHQTESAADALGFRR; the protein is encoded by the coding sequence ATGGACGTCCAGGTCGTGGGGCGGGCGTTGTCCACCCTGCCGGAGGACGACGACCACCCCTACCGCACCGGGCCGTGGCGCCCGCAGACCACCGAGTGGGCCGCCGACGACCTCGACGTGGAGGGCGAGATCCCGGCCGATCTCGACGGCGTCTACCTGCGCAACACCGAGAACCCGGTGCACCCGGCGATCGAGCTGTACCACCCGTTCGACGGCGACGGCATGATCCACCTGATCGGGTTCCGGGACGGCAAGGCGTTCTACCGCAACCGGTTCATCCGCACCGACGGGTTCCTCGCCGAGCAGGAGGCGGGCCGCGCGCTGTGGGCGGGCATCGCCGAGCGGCGCGAGAAGGGCATCCGCAAGGACGGCTGGGGCGCCCGCGGCGGGCTGAAGGACTCCTCCAGCACCGACGTGGTGGTGCACGCCGGGGTCGCGCTCACCAGCTTCTACCAGTGCGGCGAGGTGTACCGGCTCGACCCGTTCACCCTCGACACGCTCGGCAAGGCCGACTGGGCCCCGGAGTGCGGGGTGTCCGCGCACACCAAGGTCGACCCGCGCACCGGCGAGCTGCTGTTCTTCAACTACACGACCGAGGCGCCGTACATGCACTACGGCGTGGTCGACGCGGACAACCGGCTGGTGCACTACACCGAGGTCCCGCTGCCCGGGCCCCGGCTGCCGCACGACATGGCCTTCACCGAGAACTACGCCATCCTCAACGACTTCCCGCTCTTCTGGGAGCCCGAGCTGCTCAAGAAGGGCGTCTACGCGGTCCGCTTCCACCCGGAGATCCCGAGCCGGCTCGGCGTCATCCCGCGCCGCGGCGGGCCGGGCGACATCCGCTGGTTCGAGGCGAGCCCGACGTACGTGCTGCACTGGATCAACGCCTACGAGGACGGCGACGAGATCGTCCTCGACGGCTTCTACCAGGACGACCCCGAGCCGGCCGACACCGGGGAGGGCGGCGTCTACCGGCGCATGTTCCGCTTCCTCGCCCTCGACCGGATGCAGACCCGGCTGCACCGCTGGCGGCTCAACCTCGTCACCGGCGAGGTGAAGGAGGAGCGGCTCACCGACACGATCACCGAGTTCGGCGTGGCCAACACCCTCATCGGCGGGCAGCGCCACCGGTACGCGTACGCCGCGACCGGCGTGGAGGGCTGGTTCCTGCTCAACGGCCTGGTCCGGCACGACACCGAGACCGGCGCCGAGCAGCGCTACCGGCTGCCGGAGGGGGTGTACCTGAGCGAGCCCGCGATGGCCCCGCGGGTCGGCGCCACGTCCGAGGACGACGGCTACGTCCTTACCTTTACCCTTGACATGAACGAGGATCGGTCCGACTGCCTGATCTTCGAGGCGTCGCGGATCGAGGACGGGCCGATCGCTCGGGTCCGGCTGCCGGAGCGGATCTGCAGCGGCACCCACGCCACGTGGGCGCCCGGGTCCGCGATCCCCGGCTGGCATCAGACGGAGTCGGCGGCCGACGCCCTCGGTTTCCGTCGATGA
- a CDS encoding winged helix-turn-helix transcriptional regulator, whose translation MTPRPATADGPAEPLVHPPDRPTRLAPGGTNAVGYTLGLVSDEWNLLILRYAMAGARRYADWRDALPISHAVLTRRLAYLTEMGVFERTRYQGGNRLAYTLTKRGRDLWPVLLAIWAWEAAWVPVHVERLPRMVHRGCGREFTPVLECAACGRPVEPRDVAGAFGPSGSWSRSVPAASTRRRSESTGTAGMFPETMALIGNRWSAAILGAAFLGARRFRDFAQWLGAPPSIVSARLRTFCELGVFAQEPNPERPDWHTYRLTKKGRAFFPVAMTALAWGQRWFRAPEGPALVFTHRACGQDFHGRLACDQCASPLRGSEVLVESPS comes from the coding sequence TTGACCCCGAGACCCGCCACCGCGGACGGCCCCGCCGAGCCGCTCGTCCACCCCCCGGACCGGCCCACCCGGCTCGCGCCCGGCGGGACGAACGCGGTCGGGTACACGCTCGGGCTGGTGAGCGACGAGTGGAACCTGCTGATCCTCCGGTACGCGATGGCGGGCGCCCGGCGGTACGCGGACTGGCGCGACGCGCTGCCGATCTCGCACGCGGTGCTCACCCGGCGGCTCGCCTACCTCACCGAGATGGGGGTGTTCGAGCGCACCCGGTACCAGGGCGGTAACCGCCTGGCGTACACGCTCACCAAGCGGGGCCGCGACCTGTGGCCCGTGCTGCTGGCGATCTGGGCGTGGGAGGCGGCGTGGGTGCCGGTCCACGTGGAACGGCTGCCGCGGATGGTGCACCGCGGGTGCGGGCGGGAGTTCACCCCCGTGCTCGAGTGCGCCGCCTGCGGCCGGCCGGTCGAGCCGCGCGACGTCGCGGGCGCGTTCGGCCCGAGCGGAAGCTGGAGCCGCTCGGTCCCGGCCGCGTCCACCCGGCGCCGGTCCGAGTCGACCGGCACGGCGGGGATGTTCCCCGAGACCATGGCGCTGATCGGCAACCGCTGGTCGGCGGCGATCCTCGGGGCCGCGTTCCTCGGCGCACGCCGGTTCCGCGACTTCGCCCAGTGGCTCGGCGCGCCGCCGTCCATCGTCTCGGCACGGCTGCGGACCTTCTGCGAGCTGGGCGTCTTCGCCCAGGAGCCGAACCCCGAACGACCCGACTGGCACACCTACCGGCTCACCAAGAAGGGCCGGGCCTTCTTTCCCGTCGCGATGACCGCCCTCGCCTGGGGCCAACGCTGGTTCCGCGCGCCCGAGGGGCCCGCGCTGGTCTTCACCCACCGCGCCTGCGGCCAGGACTTCCACGGCCGGCTCGCCTGCGACCAGTGCGCCTCGCCGCTGCGCGGCAGCGAGGTGCTCGTGGAATCCCCTAGCTGA